The following coding sequences lie in one Clarias gariepinus isolate MV-2021 ecotype Netherlands chromosome 27, CGAR_prim_01v2, whole genome shotgun sequence genomic window:
- the si:dkey-177p2.6 gene encoding cell division cycle-associated protein 4, whose translation MGQRQILSLKASMKGKATSVCRLDADSVLKKEVEPGQGDALSSARYGLGRGVKRKLNSDSEESALDLPYPQQRQLVLDLCLDKLQSCHRCVEPSLHRSVLLANTLRQIQLEMRLEGGDAPPPSSPTRFPPPTPRHAPELPSVPVDPSPLLPLSAPMSTSSSLELTPAGSKPALPGEPDPKMPDSLFGTFEITNSTSYLTDLPLDDIFEDIDTSMYDSSEISVLTFSAPREDALKNLSNLQLCLADLSDLDNIMDILVRS comes from the exons ATGGGACAAAGGCAGATTTTATCACTAAAAGCGTCCATGAAAGGTAAGGCCACCTCTGTGTGTCGACTGGACGCGGATTCTGTGCTAAAGAAGGAAGTTGAACCCGGCCAAGGAGATGCCCTTTCCTCAGCAAG gtacgGTCTGGGCCGTGGGGTGAAGCGTAAGCTGAACAGCGACTCTGAGGAGTCCGCACTGGACCTCCCGTACCCCCAGCAGAGACAGCTGGTGCTGGACCTGTGTCTGGACAAACTGCAAAGCTGCCATCGGTGCGTTGAGCCCAGCCTCCACCGCTCGGTGCTGCTGGCCAACACGCTGCGCCAGATCCAGCTGGAGATGAGGCTGGAGGGCGGAGACGCGCCGCCTCCCAGTTCACCTACTCGGTTTCCTCCTCCCACCCCACGCCACGCCCCGGAACTCCCATCCGTACCCGTAGACCCTTCGCCACTTCTTCCTCTCTCCGCACCCATGTCCACATCATCCTCATTAGAGCTGACACCCGCCGGGAGTAAACCGGCACTCCCGGGCGAGCCGGACCCGAAGATGCCCGATTCGCTTTTCGGCACTTTCGAGatcacaaactccaccagcTACCTGACGGACCTGCCCCTCGACGACATCTTCGAGGACATCGACACATCCATGTACGACTCATCAGAGATCTCGGTCCTGACGTTCTCCGCCCCGAGAGAGGACGCGCTGAAGAACCTGTCGAACCTGCAGCTCTGCCTGGCCGACCTCAGCGACCTTGACAACATCATGGACATCCTGGTGCGCTCCTGA
- the cdca4 gene encoding cell division cycle-associated protein 4 isoform X2, with amino-acid sequence MFSKGTKRKFPSDDDEMTDENLVGAKVSSAYSLQRQSLLDMSLIKLQLCHMLVEPNLCRSVLIANTVRQIQEEMTHDGSWVVTEAFCGGTQSPSERLVATEVLCRSREQESEPKLFSVISYEGISREEEVVADETLCSVSVHDSASDVCLSETSSRCWDTSEDSRESSRLGPGDDDDDDEEEDEDEEDEDEQESSSRQDPKSMGQVFGTFEIKNGASGPDSALEELFSDVDTSYYDLDTMLTGIQSTAPKMGPYDLLDSLSPSHTPTSINSPSNCRSDLNELDHIMEIIVGS; translated from the coding sequence ATGTTCTCCAAAGGCACCAAGCGCAAGTTTCCCAGCGACGACGATGAAATGACGGACGAGAACCTGGTGGGCGCCAAGGTGTCCTCCGCGTATAGTCTGCAGCGCCAGTCCTTACTGGACATGTCCCTCATCAAGCTGCAGCTCTGCCACATGCTGGTGGAGCCCAACCTGTGCCGCTCCGTGCTCATCGCCAACACGGTGCGGCAGATCCAGGAGGAAATGACCCACGATGGGAGCTGGGTGGTCACCGAGGCCTTCTGCGGCGGCACCCAAAGCCCGTCAGAGCGTCTGGTGGCTACTGAGGTTCTCTGCCGGTCGCGAGAGCAGGAGTCCGAGCCGAAGCTCTTCTCGGTCATCAGCTATGAAGGAATCAGCCGTGAGGAGGAGGTGGTGGCGGATGAGACGCTGTGTTCTGTCTCGGTGCACGATTCCGCCTCTGACGTGTGTCTCTCGGAGACCTCGAGTCGTTGCTGGGACACGTCCGAGGACTCGCGGGAAAGCTCCAGGCTTGGCCCCGGAGACGATGACGACGACGACgaagaggaggatgaagacGAGGAGGATGAGGACGAACAAGAAAGTTCCTCTAGACAGGACCCAAAGTCTATGGGGCAAGTTTTCGGTACGTTCGAGATCAAGAACGGCGCTTCGGGTCCGGACTCGGCTCTCGAGGAGCTGTTCTCGGACGTGGACACGTCGTATTACGACCTGGACACCATGCTCACAGGCATTCAGAGCACGGCGCCCAAGATGGGTCCGTACGACCTGCTGGACAGTTTGAGTCCGTCTCACACGCCCACGTCTATAAACTCGCCGTCAAACTGCCGCTCTGATCTTAACGAACTGGACCACATCATGGAGATCATCGTCGGTTCTTAG
- the ahsa1a gene encoding activator of 90 kDa heat shock protein ATPase homolog 1a — MAKWGQGDPRWIVEERADATNVNNWHWTERDVTPWSQDILNELLLRVRVENEDGFCQITDVSEIEGEASINNRKGKLIFFYEWTIKASWTGTAKNGIKYKGNVEVMNLSDENDMDDLDICITACKDQPPTPLTALMKKEGEKEVKLALQGYVLHLKKEFSQGMILPKAESVSTQQTNVKLDKKNPSCSSAAPKSPGSGVKISTASFILKETFLTSPEELYRVFLNQEMVQAFTHLAACVDGVSGGQFRLMEGNVHGHFAELVPNQKIVMRWRFSSWPAGHFSTVTLDFTDRGSETVLSVEVKGVPSTEEERMKEGWKRYYFDAIKQTFGYGARIC; from the exons atggcGAAGTGGGGACAAGGAGACCCGCGCTGGATCGTGGAGGAAAGAGCCGACGCCACCAACGTTAACAACTGGCACTG GACGGAGCGTGATGTCACACCCTGGTCCCAGGACATTCTGAACGAGCTCCTTCTCAGAGTCCGTGTGGAAAACGAAGACGGCTTCTGCCAGATCACGGACGTGAGCGAGATCGAGGGCGAGGCGTCCATTAACAACCGCAAAGGCAAACTCATCTTCTTTTACGAGTGGACCATTAAAGCTTCATGGACCG GAACCGCAAAAAATGGGATTAAGTATAAGGGGAACGTCGAAGTGATGAACCTGTCAGATGAAAATGACATGGATGATCTGGAT ATTTGCATCACGGCGTGTAAAGACCAGCCCCCCACACCTCTAACTGCCCTCATGAAGAAGGAGGGAGAAAAGGAGGTCAAACTGGCTCTACAGGGCTAcgtcttacatttaaaaaaag AGTTCTCTCAGGGTATGATTCTGCCCAAAGCTGAGAGCGTCAGTACGCAGCAGACGAACGTCAAACTGGACAAAAAGAACCCG AGCTGCTCCTCTGCCGCCCCTAAATCACCAGGATCTGGTGTGAAAATCTCCACGGCCTCATTTATTCTGAAGGAGACGTTCCTCACCTCACCCGAGGAGCTTTACAGAGTCTTCCTCAACCAGGAG ATGGTTCAGGCGTTCACGCACCTCGCCGCCTGTGTGGACGGGGTGAGCGGAGGACAGTTCCGGCTGATGGAGGGAAACGTGCACGGACACTTCGCCGAACTG gttccaaatcagaaaaTCGTCATGAGATGGAGGTTTTCATCCTGGCCTGCAG GACACTTCTCGACAGTCACGCTGGACTTTACAGACCGAGGAAGTGAGACCGTGTTGTCAGTGGAAGTCAAGGGCGTGCCCAGCACAGAGGAGGAGAGAATGAAGGAGGGATGGAAGAGATATTACTTTGATGCCATTAAACAGACGTTCGGTTACGGAGCTCGGATCTGTTGA
- the cdca4 gene encoding cell division cycle-associated protein 4 isoform X1, with amino-acid sequence MPLSRDSQLTPVPGCHSCFRVDMFSKGTKRKFPSDDDEMTDENLVGAKVSSAYSLQRQSLLDMSLIKLQLCHMLVEPNLCRSVLIANTVRQIQEEMTHDGSWVVTEAFCGGTQSPSERLVATEVLCRSREQESEPKLFSVISYEGISREEEVVADETLCSVSVHDSASDVCLSETSSRCWDTSEDSRESSRLGPGDDDDDDEEEDEDEEDEDEQESSSRQDPKSMGQVFGTFEIKNGASGPDSALEELFSDVDTSYYDLDTMLTGIQSTAPKMGPYDLLDSLSPSHTPTSINSPSNCRSDLNELDHIMEIIVGS; translated from the exons ATGCCGCTCAGCCGGGACTCTCAGCTCACACCAG TGCCGGGATGTCACTCGTGCTTCAG GGTAGACATGTTCTCCAAAGGCACCAAGCGCAAGTTTCCCAGCGACGACGATGAAATGACGGACGAGAACCTGGTGGGCGCCAAGGTGTCCTCCGCGTATAGTCTGCAGCGCCAGTCCTTACTGGACATGTCCCTCATCAAGCTGCAGCTCTGCCACATGCTGGTGGAGCCCAACCTGTGCCGCTCCGTGCTCATCGCCAACACGGTGCGGCAGATCCAGGAGGAAATGACCCACGATGGGAGCTGGGTGGTCACCGAGGCCTTCTGCGGCGGCACCCAAAGCCCGTCAGAGCGTCTGGTGGCTACTGAGGTTCTCTGCCGGTCGCGAGAGCAGGAGTCCGAGCCGAAGCTCTTCTCGGTCATCAGCTATGAAGGAATCAGCCGTGAGGAGGAGGTGGTGGCGGATGAGACGCTGTGTTCTGTCTCGGTGCACGATTCCGCCTCTGACGTGTGTCTCTCGGAGACCTCGAGTCGTTGCTGGGACACGTCCGAGGACTCGCGGGAAAGCTCCAGGCTTGGCCCCGGAGACGATGACGACGACGACgaagaggaggatgaagacGAGGAGGATGAGGACGAACAAGAAAGTTCCTCTAGACAGGACCCAAAGTCTATGGGGCAAGTTTTCGGTACGTTCGAGATCAAGAACGGCGCTTCGGGTCCGGACTCGGCTCTCGAGGAGCTGTTCTCGGACGTGGACACGTCGTATTACGACCTGGACACCATGCTCACAGGCATTCAGAGCACGGCGCCCAAGATGGGTCCGTACGACCTGCTGGACAGTTTGAGTCCGTCTCACACGCCCACGTCTATAAACTCGCCGTCAAACTGCCGCTCTGATCTTAACGAACTGGACCACATCATGGAGATCATCGTCGGTTCTTAG